In Halorubrum sp. PV6, a single window of DNA contains:
- a CDS encoding DUF192 domain-containing protein, translating to MRRRRILSAVGVASAGALAGCGGRAPAGDGTDGEGASDGDEGGGGANDATAGEWPAGTYADYETATVTVTGADGEARGSVRAAIADTRDKRILGLSAAPSLPDDAGMLFVYDAPQESLTYIMPEMSFGIDIVYVDADRAITRIHNAPKPGPDEDGSEQRYPGSGQYVLEVPYRWTERNDVAVGDTLSFQL from the coding sequence ATGCGACGACGACGGATCCTCTCGGCGGTCGGTGTCGCGTCGGCCGGCGCGCTCGCGGGCTGTGGCGGGCGAGCCCCGGCGGGAGACGGGACCGACGGCGAGGGCGCGAGCGACGGCGACGAAGGCGGTGGCGGCGCGAACGACGCAACCGCGGGGGAGTGGCCCGCCGGGACGTACGCCGACTACGAGACGGCGACCGTGACGGTGACCGGGGCCGACGGCGAGGCGCGCGGGTCGGTGCGCGCCGCGATTGCGGACACGCGCGATAAGCGGATTCTGGGACTGAGCGCCGCCCCCTCGCTGCCGGACGACGCCGGTATGCTGTTCGTCTACGACGCGCCACAGGAGTCGCTCACGTACATCATGCCGGAGATGAGCTTCGGTATCGACATCGTCTACGTCGACGCCGACCGGGCGATAACCCGGATCCACAACGCCCCGAAGCCGGGGCCGGACGAGGACGGCAGCGAGCAGCGATACCCAGGGTCCGGTCAGTACGTGCTTGAGGTGCCGTATCGCTGGACCGAACGCAACGACGTTGCCGTCGGCGACACGCTCTCCTTCCAACTGTAG
- a CDS encoding 6-hydroxymethylpterin diphosphokinase MptE-like protein has protein sequence MNFETFEPVYEAILDDFGFGRGADERARDIAADLATPFTLDRLGDWRGQTVAIAGAAPTLVDDVDMAREADVVVAASTAADVLSDRGVGVDCMVTDLDKNPETAAALTREGVPVAAHAHGDNIPAVREWLPRFDDAATLATTQAAPVGPVRNLGGFTDGDRAAFLADHVGAGRLVFPGWDFDDPAVGPMKARKLDWAARLLGWLERRRDERFEILDGRRDDLDPLFK, from the coding sequence GTGAACTTCGAGACGTTCGAACCCGTCTACGAGGCGATTCTCGACGACTTCGGCTTCGGCCGTGGCGCCGATGAGCGCGCCCGCGACATCGCCGCCGACCTCGCGACGCCGTTCACCCTCGATAGACTCGGCGACTGGCGGGGACAGACGGTCGCGATAGCCGGCGCCGCCCCCACTCTCGTCGACGACGTCGACATGGCTCGCGAGGCGGACGTGGTCGTCGCCGCCTCAACGGCGGCCGACGTGCTGTCCGACCGCGGCGTCGGCGTCGACTGTATGGTGACCGACCTCGACAAGAACCCCGAGACGGCGGCGGCGCTGACCCGCGAGGGGGTCCCGGTCGCGGCCCACGCCCACGGCGACAACATCCCCGCGGTCCGCGAGTGGCTGCCGCGGTTCGACGACGCGGCGACGCTGGCGACGACGCAGGCGGCGCCGGTCGGCCCGGTCCGGAACCTCGGCGGGTTCACCGACGGCGACCGCGCCGCGTTCCTCGCGGACCACGTCGGCGCCGGGCGACTCGTGTTTCCGGGGTGGGACTTCGACGACCCCGCGGTCGGGCCGATGAAGGCGCGGAAACTCGACTGGGCCGCGAGGCTCTTAGGATGGTTAGAGCGGCGCCGCGACGAGCGCTTCGAGATTCTCGACGGGCGCCGCGACGACCTCGACCCGCTTTTTAAGTAA
- a CDS encoding creatininase family protein encodes MYLADHTWPELGESLSEQSVALVPLGSTEQHGPHLPLATDHLIAEGLASAAAEATGAVRTPTVTVGVSPHHRQFPGTMWVDPPEFRDYVESFTRNLAYHGIDRVIFVNAHGGNVQHLREVGRRLHEDETAYAIEWMWDESIPALVDDLFEHNGPHAGPKETAMITHLAPDLVRTDRLEDARDDGLVHLDESDAVVHGARTFYDAVDNSANGAFGDPTDVTPEKAERLFEAASDQLVQLVEWLEARDRDELLPKDRVA; translated from the coding sequence ATGTATCTCGCCGACCACACGTGGCCGGAACTGGGGGAGTCGCTGTCGGAGCAGTCCGTCGCGCTCGTCCCGCTCGGCTCCACGGAACAGCACGGCCCGCACCTCCCGCTCGCGACCGACCACCTGATCGCCGAGGGGCTCGCGAGCGCGGCCGCCGAGGCGACCGGCGCCGTCCGAACCCCGACCGTCACCGTCGGCGTCAGCCCGCACCACCGGCAGTTTCCGGGGACGATGTGGGTCGACCCGCCCGAGTTCCGCGACTACGTCGAGTCGTTCACCCGCAACCTCGCGTACCACGGGATCGACCGCGTGATCTTCGTGAACGCCCACGGCGGCAACGTCCAACACCTCCGCGAGGTCGGTCGTCGGCTCCACGAAGACGAGACGGCGTACGCGATAGAGTGGATGTGGGACGAGTCGATCCCGGCGCTCGTCGACGACTTGTTCGAGCACAACGGGCCGCACGCGGGACCGAAAGAGACGGCGATGATCACGCACCTCGCGCCGGATCTGGTCCGAACGGACCGACTGGAAGACGCCCGCGACGACGGCCTCGTCCACCTCGACGAGTCGGACGCGGTCGTCCACGGCGCCCGGACCTTTTACGACGCGGTCGACAACTCCGCCAACGGCGCGTTCGGCGACCCGACCGACGTGACGCCGGAAAAGGCGGAGCGGCTGTTCGAGGCGGCGAGCGACCAACTCGTTCAGTTGGTCGAGTGGCTCGAAGCCCGCGACCGCGACGAACTGTTGCCGAAAGATCGCGTCGCGTAA
- a CDS encoding nascent polypeptide-associated complex protein, with protein MFGGGGMNPRKMKQMMKQMGIDVEELDAERVVIETADGDDLVFDGAQVTKMDAQGQETYQIVGSPDSVADAGAGGSPSAVEGATDDEAAADDAGIPDEDVALVAERAGVPQSTAREALEDADGDLAAAIADLE; from the coding sequence ATGTTCGGAGGAGGCGGCATGAACCCGCGTAAGATGAAACAGATGATGAAACAGATGGGGATCGACGTCGAGGAGCTCGACGCCGAGCGGGTCGTCATCGAGACGGCCGACGGCGACGACCTCGTCTTCGACGGCGCGCAGGTGACGAAGATGGACGCCCAGGGTCAGGAGACGTACCAGATCGTCGGCTCGCCCGACTCGGTCGCCGACGCCGGCGCCGGCGGGAGTCCCTCGGCGGTCGAGGGCGCGACGGACGACGAGGCCGCCGCGGACGACGCGGGCATCCCCGACGAGGACGTGGCGCTCGTCGCCGAGCGCGCCGGCGTCCCGCAGTCGACGGCCCGCGAGGCCCTCGAAGACGCCGACGGCGACCTCGCGGCCGCGATCGCGGATCTGGAGTGA
- a CDS encoding methyltransferase domain-containing protein, with translation MTDAAYLLVHEDREYLLEPGEEFGTDLGVLDVPEDVADGDTVETHLGTEFEVRELRGPDLFNHLERTGAPMMPRDVGLVMGHTGVAGGDRVLDAGTGTGILAAYLGRAGADVTTYEIDPDFADVARGNMTTAGVADRVDVRTGDLTEELDALADEEPFDVLTLDTGDAPAVVERANDLLASGGNLAVYSPFVEGTREAALAAREAGLEGVETLETIQREMDFSDRGSRPSTAGVGHTGYLVFGRRP, from the coding sequence GTGACCGACGCCGCGTACCTGCTGGTCCACGAGGACCGGGAGTACCTGCTGGAACCGGGCGAGGAGTTCGGCACCGACCTCGGCGTCTTGGACGTCCCGGAAGACGTCGCTGACGGAGACACCGTCGAGACGCATCTCGGCACCGAATTCGAGGTCCGCGAACTCCGCGGCCCGGACCTGTTCAACCACCTCGAACGCACCGGCGCCCCGATGATGCCCCGCGACGTTGGGCTCGTGATGGGCCACACCGGCGTCGCCGGCGGCGACCGCGTTCTCGACGCCGGCACCGGCACCGGCATCCTCGCGGCGTACCTCGGTCGCGCCGGCGCCGACGTGACCACCTACGAAATCGATCCCGACTTCGCCGACGTCGCTCGCGGCAACATGACGACCGCCGGCGTGGCCGACCGCGTCGACGTGCGGACCGGCGACCTCACCGAGGAACTGGACGCGCTCGCCGACGAGGAGCCATTCGACGTGTTGACACTCGACACGGGCGACGCTCCGGCGGTCGTCGAACGCGCGAACGACCTGCTCGCCTCGGGCGGGAACCTCGCGGTCTACTCGCCGTTCGTCGAGGGCACCCGCGAGGCCGCGCTCGCCGCTCGCGAGGCCGGCCTCGAAGGCGTCGAGACGCTCGAAACGATCCAACGCGAGATGGACTTCTCCGACCGCGGCTCGCGCCCGTCGACCGCGGGCGTCGGCCACACCGGCTACCTCGTGTTCGGCCGCCGGCCGTAG
- a CDS encoding DUF5821 family protein: protein MAPATGDDAPDSDRASDAASRPPVAAALDEFDDGLAESVASSLTGRSDVVVVGVPLALLPPILAARDETTGGTWRVACRPGAVEPLARALVLGTAVAEAVATGSLELRTAADLGPRSGALGGARTCFASADRVDAVAGPASARTLVTEETAERVAAAGRAVRDRFASATPATVGMPARSRLLATAAETLDDRFATDLAAALDALPYGALGRSGDLTDRTLLVALAARHDHLLWDLRRWISGETQPAGGAREGGDGTRREAERVGVAAGQDLTDDRRRLVRRGLIEAIKVPVGDGRPRLRLRAVDDALLRATPTEVLSVLRGRFALPVDEDGRVESPPGSDGRRPVWERTRRGKN from the coding sequence ATGGCTCCGGCGACCGGCGACGACGCCCCCGACAGCGACCGCGCGAGCGACGCGGCGAGTCGGCCCCCGGTCGCCGCCGCGCTCGACGAGTTCGACGACGGACTCGCCGAGTCGGTGGCGTCGTCGCTGACCGGGCGGTCAGACGTCGTTGTGGTCGGCGTTCCCCTGGCGCTGCTTCCACCGATACTCGCCGCGAGAGACGAGACGACCGGCGGCACCTGGCGAGTCGCCTGCCGACCGGGAGCCGTCGAACCGCTCGCCAGAGCGCTCGTCCTCGGGACCGCCGTCGCCGAGGCGGTTGCGACGGGATCGCTCGAACTCCGGACCGCGGCCGACCTCGGCCCTCGGTCCGGCGCGCTCGGCGGCGCTCGGACCTGCTTCGCGTCGGCCGACCGCGTCGACGCGGTCGCCGGACCGGCGAGCGCGCGAACCCTCGTGACCGAGGAGACAGCGGAGCGAGTCGCGGCCGCGGGTCGGGCGGTCCGGGACCGATTCGCGTCGGCGACGCCGGCGACCGTGGGGATGCCCGCCCGGAGTCGGCTCCTCGCGACCGCCGCCGAGACGCTCGACGACCGGTTCGCGACCGACCTGGCGGCGGCGCTCGACGCGCTGCCGTACGGCGCGCTCGGGCGGAGCGGGGACCTCACCGACCGGACGCTCCTCGTCGCGCTTGCGGCGCGCCACGATCACCTGCTGTGGGACCTCAGGCGATGGATAAGCGGTGAGACGCAGCCAGCTGGCGGGGCGCGCGAAGGCGGCGACGGAACGCGCCGCGAGGCCGAACGCGTCGGCGTCGCCGCCGGACAGGACCTCACCGACGACCGACGGCGGCTGGTCCGGCGGGGGCTGATCGAGGCGATCAAAGTGCCCGTCGGCGACGGCCGGCCGCGGCTCCGGCTCAGGGCCGTCGACGACGCGCTGCTCCGTGCGACGCCGACAGAGGTGCTGAGCGTCCTCCGCGGGCGGTTCGCGCTCCCGGTCGACGAGGACGGGCGGGTCGAGAGCCCGCCGGGGAGCGACGGGCGGCGGCCGGTGTGGGAGCGGACGCGACGTGGCAAGAACTAA
- a CDS encoding pyridoxal phosphate-dependent aminotransferase, which yields MPNFSERVERISISGIREVFEAAGDDAINLGLGQPDFPTPAHAREAAVDAIESGKADAYTENKGTRSLREAIAEKHRTDQGIDLGADDVIATAGGSEALHIALEAHVDAGDEVLIPDPGFVSYDALTKLTGATPVPVPLRDDLTIDPAAIEAAITDDTEAFVVNSPGNPTGAVSSEADVREFARIADEHDVLCLSDEVYEYTVFDGEHYSPIEFTETDNVVVVNSASKLFSMTGWRLGWVYGSAERVERMLRVHQYAQACASAPAQYAAEAALRGDRGVVDEMTASFERRRDLLLDGFEEIGIDCPTPQGAFYAMPRVPEGFVDECLDRGVVVVPGEAFGEHGHGHARISYATDESELREALDVMAAAYEASV from the coding sequence ATGCCGAACTTCTCCGAGCGAGTCGAGCGGATCTCCATCAGCGGGATCCGCGAGGTGTTCGAGGCGGCGGGCGACGACGCGATCAACCTCGGGCTGGGACAGCCCGACTTTCCGACGCCGGCGCACGCGCGCGAGGCGGCCGTCGACGCCATCGAGTCCGGAAAGGCGGACGCGTACACCGAGAACAAAGGGACGCGGTCGCTCCGGGAGGCCATCGCCGAGAAGCACCGGACGGACCAGGGGATCGACCTCGGCGCGGACGACGTGATCGCGACGGCGGGCGGGAGCGAGGCGCTCCACATCGCCCTGGAGGCCCACGTCGACGCCGGCGACGAGGTGTTGATCCCGGATCCGGGGTTCGTCTCGTACGACGCGTTGACGAAACTGACCGGGGCGACGCCGGTTCCGGTCCCGCTCCGCGACGACCTCACCATCGACCCCGCGGCCATCGAGGCGGCGATCACCGACGACACCGAGGCGTTCGTGGTGAACTCGCCGGGGAACCCGACCGGCGCGGTCTCCTCCGAGGCGGACGTGCGCGAGTTCGCCCGGATCGCCGACGAACACGACGTGCTCTGTCTCTCCGACGAGGTGTACGAGTACACTGTCTTCGACGGCGAACACTACTCCCCGATCGAGTTCACCGAGACGGACAACGTCGTCGTCGTCAACTCGGCCTCGAAGCTGTTCTCGATGACCGGCTGGCGGCTCGGGTGGGTGTACGGGTCGGCGGAGCGCGTCGAGCGCATGCTGCGCGTCCACCAGTACGCGCAGGCCTGCGCGTCGGCGCCGGCTCAGTACGCCGCCGAGGCCGCCCTCAGGGGCGACCGCGGGGTCGTCGACGAGATGACCGCCTCCTTCGAGCGCCGGCGTGACCTCCTCCTCGACGGCTTCGAGGAGATCGGGATCGACTGCCCGACGCCGCAGGGCGCCTTCTACGCGATGCCGCGAGTGCCCGAGGGGTTCGTCGACGAGTGTCTCGACCGCGGCGTCGTCGTCGTCCCCGGCGAGGCGTTCGGGGAGCACGGCCACGGGCACGCTCGCATCTCGTACGCGACCGACGAGAGCGAGCTCCGCGAGGCGCTCGACGTGATGGCGGCCGCGTACGAGGCGTCGGTCTGA
- a CDS encoding methionine adenosyltransferase has protein sequence MDRNIQVSRLDRRAVEDQEVEIVERKGVGHPDSICDGIAESVSRALSQLYLDRVGKVLHYNTDETQLVAGRAAPAYGGGEVVEPLYVLIVGRATKEYEGEQLPVDSTALAAAREYLSETIPELEYGTDVIVDVRLGEGSGDLQDVFGEETQQVPMANDTSFGVGHAPLTETEAIVYEAERELNTTYHAENPELGPDVKIMGKREGDQIDITVAAAMVDEYVDGLDDYADAVERVREYVTDLAKSHTDREVNVDVNTADDYEEGSVYLTVTGTSAEQGDDGSVGRGNRANGLITPNRPMSMEATSGKNPVNHIGKIYNLLSTRIAESVTGEVDGIRDLQVRLLSQIGRPIDEPHVADAQLVTEDGVDIADIEDEVVAIIDEELADVTDVTRSVIDGDVSTF, from the coding sequence ATGGACCGGAACATACAGGTCAGCCGTCTCGACCGCCGGGCGGTCGAAGACCAGGAGGTCGAAATCGTCGAGCGGAAGGGCGTCGGCCACCCGGACTCGATCTGCGACGGGATCGCGGAGTCGGTGTCGCGGGCGCTCTCGCAGCTGTACTTAGACCGCGTCGGCAAGGTGCTCCACTACAACACCGACGAGACGCAGCTGGTCGCCGGCCGCGCCGCGCCGGCGTACGGCGGCGGCGAGGTCGTCGAACCGCTCTACGTCCTCATCGTCGGTCGCGCCACGAAGGAGTACGAGGGCGAACAGCTCCCGGTCGACTCGACCGCGCTCGCGGCCGCCCGCGAGTACCTCTCCGAGACGATCCCCGAACTGGAGTACGGCACCGACGTGATCGTCGACGTACGGCTCGGCGAAGGGTCGGGCGACCTCCAGGACGTGTTCGGCGAGGAGACCCAGCAGGTGCCGATGGCCAACGACACCTCCTTCGGCGTCGGCCACGCCCCCCTGACCGAGACGGAAGCGATCGTGTACGAGGCCGAGCGCGAACTCAACACGACGTACCACGCCGAGAACCCCGAACTGGGGCCGGACGTGAAGATCATGGGCAAACGCGAGGGCGACCAGATCGACATCACGGTCGCGGCCGCGATGGTCGACGAGTACGTCGACGGCCTCGACGACTACGCCGACGCGGTCGAGCGCGTCCGCGAGTACGTCACCGACCTCGCCAAGTCGCACACCGACCGCGAGGTCAACGTCGACGTCAACACCGCCGACGACTACGAGGAGGGCTCCGTCTACCTCACCGTCACCGGCACCTCCGCGGAGCAGGGCGACGACGGCTCCGTGGGCCGCGGGAACCGCGCCAACGGGCTCATCACGCCGAACCGCCCCATGTCGATGGAGGCGACCTCCGGCAAGAACCCCGTCAACCACATCGGGAAGATATACAACCTCCTCTCGACGCGGATCGCCGAGTCCGTCACGGGCGAGGTCGACGGGATCCGCGACCTGCAGGTGCGACTGCTCTCGCAGATCGGGCGGCCGATAGACGAGCCGCACGTCGCCGACGCCCAGCTCGTCACCGAGGACGGCGTCGACATCGCCGACATCGAAGACGAGGTCGTCGCCATCATCGACGAGGAACTGGCCGACGTGACCGACGTGACCCGGAGCGTCATCGACGGCGACGTGTCGACGTTCTGA
- a CDS encoding DUF5804 family protein translates to MTRVCLLGDPDVNLTYELLSRETARDALATYDIEEPFENSLAVETVSLGAAVSLLNDLNWYLVRFADEALVREPSVSADEWLSRDLAREVRDGAVPPEETDQRLKVYGLVDGRPVDPIYVRRTQGETPAYDRREVDETVVVRVSESEFSASN, encoded by the coding sequence GTGACGCGGGTGTGTCTCCTCGGCGACCCCGACGTGAACCTCACCTACGAGCTGTTGTCTCGCGAGACGGCTCGCGACGCGCTCGCGACCTACGATATCGAGGAGCCGTTCGAGAACAGCCTCGCCGTCGAGACGGTGAGTCTCGGCGCGGCCGTCTCCCTCTTAAACGATCTCAACTGGTACCTCGTGCGCTTCGCCGACGAGGCGCTCGTCCGCGAGCCGTCCGTCTCCGCCGACGAGTGGCTCTCCCGCGACCTCGCCCGCGAGGTGCGCGACGGGGCCGTCCCGCCCGAGGAGACGGACCAGCGCCTGAAGGTGTACGGGCTCGTCGACGGGCGGCCGGTCGATCCGATCTACGTCCGGCGGACGCAAGGCGAGACGCCCGCGTACGACCGCCGCGAGGTCGACGAGACGGTGGTCGTCCGGGTGAGCGAATCGGAGTTCTCGGCGTCGAACTAG
- a CDS encoding helix-turn-helix domain-containing protein, with the protein MSSQELSGDDAAEAGDTERDSTASSTLETPCPVVDSLEQIGSRWRLVVLHELLNGESRFNELKRETDANARTLSRVLDDLQETGFVHRRLEEDSPVATYYSLTDKGESLAPVFEEIEGWAHEWLAECDA; encoded by the coding sequence ATGTCCTCACAGGAGCTCTCCGGAGACGACGCGGCGGAAGCGGGCGACACAGAACGCGACTCGACGGCGTCTTCGACCCTTGAGACGCCGTGTCCCGTCGTCGACTCGCTCGAACAGATCGGCTCGCGCTGGCGGCTCGTCGTCCTCCACGAACTGCTGAACGGCGAGTCGCGATTCAACGAACTCAAACGCGAGACCGACGCGAACGCCCGGACCCTCTCGCGCGTGCTCGACGATCTCCAAGAGACCGGCTTCGTCCACCGCCGGTTAGAGGAGGACTCGCCGGTGGCGACCTACTACAGTCTCACCGACAAGGGCGAGTCGCTCGCGCCCGTCTTCGAGGAGATAGAAGGCTGGGCTCACGAGTGGCTCGCGGAGTGTGACGCGTAA
- a CDS encoding DoxX family membrane protein, with amino-acid sequence MLAEITTLPLQIDTPFAGELFLLGRILFGATLAFMGLNHFMDLDAMAGYAKFKGLPLPRVSVIGSGLVLLLGGLGVVLGAFPVVAGGALAVFLLVSAVTMHDFWSVDDPEEKQNEMTGFLKNVYGAGAALALLAVGGTAWPYAVGLGLF; translated from the coding sequence ATGTTAGCAGAAATCACGACGCTACCGCTACAGATCGACACCCCGTTCGCGGGTGAACTCTTCCTGCTCGGTCGGATCCTGTTCGGGGCCACGCTCGCGTTCATGGGACTGAACCACTTCATGGACCTCGACGCGATGGCCGGCTACGCGAAGTTCAAGGGGCTCCCGTTGCCTCGCGTTTCGGTGATCGGGTCCGGTCTCGTGCTGCTCTTGGGCGGGCTCGGCGTCGTCCTCGGGGCGTTCCCCGTCGTCGCCGGCGGCGCGCTCGCCGTCTTCCTGCTCGTCTCCGCCGTGACCATGCACGACTTCTGGTCGGTCGACGACCCCGAGGAGAAGCAAAACGAGATGACGGGTTTCCTGAAGAACGTCTACGGCGCGGGCGCCGCGCTTGCGCTGCTCGCCGTCGGCGGCACCGCGTGGCCGTACGCGGTCGGCCTCGGCCTCTTTTAA
- a CDS encoding VOC family protein, producing the protein MTDAPPTTGLHHVTNICTDMDETVAFYEDALGWHTVKRTQNYDDPGTPHYYFSSTPEGEPGTTVTYFEYPNSQGAPGPGASHHFAFGVADEETLREWQAHLRDQGVRVSEVKDRTYFKSIYFSDPDGLVFELATEGPGFTHDEAKPGSEEINPFAAEGGD; encoded by the coding sequence ATGACCGACGCGCCGCCCACCACCGGACTGCACCACGTGACGAACATCTGCACCGACATGGACGAGACGGTCGCGTTCTACGAGGACGCGCTCGGCTGGCACACCGTCAAACGGACGCAAAACTACGACGATCCGGGGACGCCCCACTACTACTTCTCGTCGACGCCCGAGGGCGAACCGGGGACCACGGTCACGTACTTCGAGTACCCCAACTCGCAGGGCGCCCCCGGTCCGGGCGCGAGCCACCACTTCGCGTTCGGCGTCGCCGACGAGGAGACCCTCCGCGAGTGGCAGGCGCACCTCCGCGATCAGGGCGTGCGCGTCTCCGAGGTGAAAGACCGGACCTACTTCAAGAGCATCTACTTCAGCGACCCCGACGGGCTCGTCTTCGAGCTGGCGACGGAGGGGCCGGGGTTCACCCACGACGAGGCAAAGCCGGGCAGCGAGGAGATAAACCCGTTCGCGGCGGAAGGCGGCGACTGA
- a CDS encoding CNNM domain-containing protein — protein MVGATLGLTGIATVTLLLALSAFFSSAETAIFSLSAEWFDQQIGSDDPRASVLKELHDDPHRLLVTLLVGNNVVNVAISSILTVLVASYLPSGAAVAVATACTSVLVIVFGEIVPKAFGLGNAETWSLRVASPIRLTERVLSPLITLFDGITRRMTAYISGDANIETPYTD, from the coding sequence ATGGTCGGAGCCACACTCGGGTTGACCGGTATCGCGACGGTGACGCTGCTTTTGGCGCTCAGTGCGTTCTTTTCGAGCGCTGAAACGGCCATCTTCTCGCTGTCGGCGGAGTGGTTCGACCAACAGATCGGATCGGACGACCCGCGAGCGAGCGTGCTCAAGGAACTCCACGACGACCCCCACCGACTGCTCGTGACGCTGCTCGTCGGAAACAACGTCGTCAACGTCGCCATCTCCAGTATCCTGACCGTGCTCGTCGCCAGTTACCTACCCTCCGGCGCCGCGGTCGCGGTGGCGACCGCGTGTACGAGCGTGCTCGTGATCGTGTTCGGCGAGATCGTTCCGAAGGCGTTCGGGCTGGGGAACGCCGAGACGTGGTCGCTGCGGGTCGCGTCCCCGATCCGGCTGACAGAGCGGGTTCTCTCGCCGCTCATCACGCTGTTCGACGGGATCACCCGGCGGATGACCGCCTACATCAGCGGCGACGCGAACATCGAGACGCCGTACACCGACTGA
- a CDS encoding ABC transporter ATP-binding protein, with the protein MIEVEGLRKTYGDFAAVVDSDFSVEEGEVFGIVGPNGAGKTTTLKILAGLIDPTDGEVTVAGFASDDPEMRRQLGFLPEESPLYEEMTPLSYLRFFADLYDVPREAADERIEAALDRLELDHRERRLGDMSKGMKRKVAIARSLVNDPDVLVYDEPASGLDPVTTNSVLAFTRELRETGKTVVFSAHNLYHVESVCDRVAVMNEGRIVARGSVDGIRDRHGETAYHVFTDVRPARTDALAALFEDDGAADAAPEEVGDRFRTTVPTMDAVEAVREAAAEAGGRVVDIRSREPSLEDVFLDIVGRPMPGRYTGGAAEPEEGTGDATDATKPADATDATKPTDEPPEEAE; encoded by the coding sequence ATGATCGAGGTGGAGGGGTTGCGGAAGACCTACGGCGACTTCGCGGCCGTCGTCGACAGCGACTTCTCCGTCGAAGAGGGCGAGGTGTTCGGCATCGTCGGCCCGAACGGCGCCGGCAAGACGACCACGCTCAAGATACTCGCCGGGCTCATCGACCCCACCGACGGCGAGGTCACGGTCGCCGGCTTCGCCTCCGACGACCCGGAGATGCGCCGGCAGTTGGGGTTCCTCCCCGAGGAGTCGCCGCTGTACGAGGAGATGACGCCGCTCAGTTATCTCCGCTTTTTCGCCGACCTGTACGACGTGCCGCGCGAGGCGGCCGACGAGCGGATCGAGGCCGCACTCGACCGGCTCGAACTCGACCACCGCGAGCGCCGCCTCGGCGACATGTCGAAGGGGATGAAACGGAAGGTCGCCATCGCCCGGTCGCTCGTCAACGACCCCGACGTGTTGGTGTACGACGAACCGGCCTCGGGGCTGGACCCGGTGACGACGAACTCCGTGCTCGCGTTCACGCGCGAACTCCGCGAGACGGGCAAGACCGTGGTGTTCTCGGCGCACAACCTCTATCACGTCGAGTCCGTCTGCGACCGGGTCGCCGTGATGAACGAGGGGCGCATCGTCGCTCGCGGCAGCGTCGACGGCATCCGCGACCGACACGGCGAGACGGCCTACCACGTGTTCACCGACGTTCGGCCGGCCCGTACCGACGCGCTGGCCGCCCTGTTCGAGGACGATGGCGCCGCCGACGCCGCCCCGGAGGAGGTCGGTGACCGATTCCGGACGACCGTCCCGACGATGGACGCGGTCGAGGCGGTCCGCGAGGCCGCCGCCGAAGCGGGCGGGCGCGTCGTCGACATCCGCAGCCGAGAGCCGAGCCTCGAAGACGTGTTCCTCGACATCGTCGGGCGGCCCATGCCGGGCCGGTACACCGGCGGCGCGGCGGAGCCCGAGGAGGGGACGGGGGATGCGACGGACGCGACGAAACCGGCCGACGCGACGGACGCGACGAAACCGACCGACGAGCCGCCGGAGGAGGCCGAGTGA